In the genome of Hyalangium ruber, the window GGGTTGACGGAGACACCAGGTCTCCATGGGAAGCAGGGCTGAAGACCTGCTCCTCCAAGTATCTTTATCGATTTCGAGAGCAGGCGCGTTGCGTGAAACACAGTGAAATACACAATCGCTCACAGTGCGGTCATCACGGACACCGCAACGAACGCGTAACGCAGGCCCTTGCCCAGCGTGGTGAACACCAGGAAGGGCACCGCGCGAACTCCGACGACCCCCGCGGCGAGCACAAAGGCGTCGCCCACCACGGGCAGCCAGGAGAGCACGAGCGCGGGCGCTCCCCACCTGCGCAGCCGCTCGCGGGCGCGCTCCAACCGAGGCCCTTCACGCTCCATGCGCCGCGAGGCCCACCGACCCAGGCGCCCTCCCCCGCCCCGCGCCACCCAGAGGCCGAGCAGGTAGAGCGACAGCGCGCCCAGCACGTTGCCCACCGTCGCCACCATCACCGCCCACACAGGAGACCCGCCGCCGTGGAGAATGGCCACAAGCAACGCCTCGGACGGCATCGGCACCACCGAGCCCGCCAGCATGGCGACGACGAAGAGCCCTGGCAGACCCCAGGTGGCGAGCGTGGAGGGATCAAACATGTCTGGGTACACTTTCGTGTACCACACCCCGGGTGAAACACTCCGGGGAGCCGCACATTTTGCACCGCGCCCCGCACGCTCCTGGCACTCGCGCAGGACTTGCGTGCGGGGCAGGACTTTCGGGCAGCCCTCGGGGTGGCATGTCCGTTGCTCCGTGCAGGGGCATCCCTCTTCCTGGACACCTCTGCATCGATGAGCACTTCTGTCCCGAGTCCTGACCTCCGCCTGGTCCCCGTCGAGATTGCCCCCGAGACCTTCTGGGTCGGCAAGCGCGAGCAGGGCAGCATCTTCTACGCGAACCCCTACCTGCGGCGCTTCCGCGGCACGGATCCCAAGACGCAGAAGCAGACCGAGTTCAACCTGCTGATCGACCCCGGCTCCAGCAGCGACTTCTCCACCATCCACACCAAGGTGACGTCGCTCATCGGCGGGCTGGATCGCCTCTCGGCGCTCTTCATCAACCACCAGGATCCGGACGTCGGCTCCTCGGCGGCCATCCTCTCGGCGCGCTATGCCCCTCGGGCCGGCATCGTCTGCTCGGAGGACACGTGGCGGCTCATCGTCCACTTCAACCTGCCGCGCAACCGCTTCATCGCCACGGAGAAGTTCGCCCAGGGCTTGAACGTGCCCACCGGGCACCGCCTGGTGCCGGTGCCCTCGCCCTTCTGCCACTTCCGCGGCGCGGTGATGCTCTATGACCCGCAGACGCGCGTGCTCTTCACGGGGGACCTGTTCGGCGGCCTGACGGACGCCAATGCCCAGGGGCTGTGGGCTCAGGAGTCCGACTGGACGGGCATCCGCGCCTTCCATCAGATCTACATGCCGGTGAACGCGGCGCTGATACGCGCGGTGGCCGCCATCCGCAAGCTCGAGCCGGGCGTGGAGATCATCGCGCCCCAGCACGGGCGCGTCATTCGCGGGGCGCTGGTGCAGCAGTTCCTGGACCGCATGGAGCGACTGCAGGTCGGCCTGGACATCATGGACGAGGCCCAGGACCGCACCCACCTCCAGGCATGGAACTCGGTGGTGGACCGCGTGGTGACGCTGGCGCGCGGCTACCTGGGCACCTCCGTGGAGGCCAAGCTCGCCACCAGCCAGGAGCTCACGGACACGGCCGCCTTCGATGGCAAGCGCCTGAAGGTGAACCGGATGGGCAAGTGGACCCTGGAGCATGTGGTGGATCTGCTGTGCCAGGGCGAGCCGCCGGAGATCTCCGGTCCCATCATCGTGGAGGCCACGAGCGCCGCCGCCGAGTACAACCTGCCCACGCCGCACCTGGACCTCGAGGGCACCGCGGCCCCCGCCCAGGTGTCGCTGCTCAACAACTGAGTGGCGCCCGTGGAGGATCCTGTGCGGCGCAAGGACGAAGACTCGACCGGAGTCACCTACCTGGGCTCGGGAGAAGCCTCTCCCCTGCCCTCCCCGGCTCGTACACCGTCTGGGACATTGATTCAGGGGGCGGTGACGCCGGTGCCCTCCGGCGCGCCCGTGGTGCGTGGGCTGGTGCCTGGGCAGCTCGTCGCCAGCCGCTACCGCGTGGAGCGGTGGCTGGGCGCCGGTGGCAGCGCGACCGTCTATGCCGCCATGGACCTCCAGAAGGGCACCGAAGTGGCGCTCAAGCTGCTGACGGCGCCGGGGCCTGACGCGGCGCTCGTGGCCCGCTTCCGACAGGAACTGGAACACGCGCGGGTGCTCGACCACCCCAACATCCTGCACGTGCTCGATGTGGGGATGGATGGGGAGCGCCACTTCCTCATCGTGGAGCTGCTGCGGGGGATGGACCTGCGGCGCGTGCTGCAGTCGCGGCGCCTCACCCTCGCCGAGTCCCTGCGCTGGCTCACCCATGCCGCGTGCGCGCTGGAGCACGCGCATGAGCACGGCGTGCTGCACCGGGACGTGAAGCCCGGCAACCTCTTCGTCACGCACACCGGGGTGCTCAAGCTGATGGACTTCGGGCTCGCCAAGAGCGAGCACGTGGCGGGCATCACGGCCCAGGGAGCGGTGTTCGGCACGCCCGAATACATGGCCCCCGAGCAGGTGATGGGGACCGCCGTCTCGCCCGCCACGGACCTGTACTCACTGGGCGTGGTGGCCTACGAGCTGCTCACCGGGCAACTGCCCTTTCGTCACACCCAGCCCGTGCCGCTGATGTTCCTGCACGTGCAGCAACAGCCCGTGCCGCCCCGCACCTTGAATCCCCAGGTGCCCGAACCCTTCGAGCGCGTCGTCCTCGCGCTGCTCGCCAAGCAGCCCGAGGCGCGCTACTCGAGTGCCGGAGCATTGCGCTCGGCACTTCGGGAACTCTGGCCGCTGGTGTTGCCAAGCGTGCCCAAGGTCCGCCCGACGACTACGGGCCCTCGGATCGAGCACGTCTGAGCGTCACGTCCACGGGTGCGCCTTGCGGCAAGCGCGAGAGGTGCATGAGCTGATGGGGGGTGTTGCACAGCTCGATGTGCTGGCCCCCGGGGTGGAGGAAGTAGAGCGCCCGGGGAGCCTGGAAGGCCGTTGGGATGGAGACCTCCTGAGAGGGCACCACCTGTCGAACCACGCGCCAGTGACGCACCACGGGCCGATGACGCAGGTGGTGGTGTACCTCCACCGTCACGGTGTCGACGCCCGCCATGATCCAATCGATCGAGAGGTTCGGGCCATGCTGCCGCCGTTCGCTCAGCAGCGGATAGGCGCGGGCGCCGACGTACGCCGTCACATCCACCTTCGCCCCGTCGAGGGAGCTGAGGAAGTCCACCTCCATCCGGGAGGCATCCATGGGTACGCGGAAGGTGTAGCGCATCCGCCCCATGTTCCGCTCGGTGGCGCCCAGATAGGTGTTCGGCGGATCCACCTCGGTCAGCTGGGCGCGCTCACCGGCGCGGAACTGCTCCACCCACCTGGGAGCCGCCAGGGCGGGGGCCTCGTCGAGCAGCTCCACCCGCTTCCAGCCGGCGGTCTGGTCCGAGGGGGTATAGCAGGGCTGTACGGGACTGCTGGCCAGGACCAGCGCACCGGCCAAGGGGAGCATCGGTCCCATCTCAGGCGCTCCGGGCCGTGGAGCGGGTGGAGAGGTATGCGCCACCGAGCATTAGCAGGCCCGCGCCCGCCAGCCCCACCACGCGCAGCGTGCCGCTGAGGTGCGTGGTGTCATAGATGAGCGCCTTGCCCAGGGAGATGGCGACGAAGGCGAAGCCCGCGTCGCGGATGACGGCCTCGCCGCGCTTGCGACCGTGGAGCACCAGGGCCACGCCCGCGACGAGCCAGCCCAGGGTGAGCACGAGGCGACGGGCCACGTCATCCTCCGCGAAGCCCAGGGTGAGGAAGTGGAAGTAGAAGGCCCAGGACGCGGCGATGGCCGCCGCCGTCAGGCCGTACCAGGTGAGGAAGGACTGGACGCGATCGGGCTCCTCCGCCGAGCGCCGAGAGCGCCAGACGGCGAAGGCCGCGGCGACGAGCGTCACCGCCAGGCCGATGAGCAGCAGGCCGGACTTGGTGGCCGCGTACCAGGCGCCTCCGAGCACCGCGGAGGTGAGCACGAGGATGGGCCCCGCCAGGGGTCGCTCTCGGGGCACACCGGCAGCGGCGAGGCCCACGGCGCCCACCGCCACCACGCCGAGCAACATCTCCGAGGGCACCTGCAGGTCCCTCCAGAGAAACACCGCTGCGAGCGCCAAGAGCCCCACGCCCGCGATCGCCAGGACACGCACATCCCACTTCGTTCCGTTCATCCGAGTTCTCCTCCGTATGGCGGAGGGGCATTGCAGCGCGCGCGCCAACGGTTGACGCACGGCGGCATGGGGACTTACGAGGGCGGGTGTGCAGGGCTGTGCAGAGGGACGCACAGCCCCGCGGCGCGCGCATGCACACAGCCATCCCCCTGACTCCAGGAGAGCGCTAGGGTCCGGGCGCCACACAACCTGGGAGGTCACCTCATGCCTCAGTTGGACAGCTTC includes:
- a CDS encoding DUF2339 domain-containing protein — encoded protein: MTSQVVWRPDPSALLESGGWLCACARRGAVRPSAQPCTPALVSPHAAVRQPLARALQCPSAIRRRTRMNGTKWDVRVLAIAGVGLLALAAVFLWRDLQVPSEMLLGVVAVGAVGLAAAGVPRERPLAGPILVLTSAVLGGAWYAATKSGLLLIGLAVTLVAAAFAVWRSRRSAEEPDRVQSFLTWYGLTAAAIAASWAFYFHFLTLGFAEDDVARRLVLTLGWLVAGVALVLHGRKRGEAVIRDAGFAFVAISLGKALIYDTTHLSGTLRVVGLAGAGLLMLGGAYLSTRSTARSA
- a CDS encoding serine/threonine-protein kinase; this translates as MRRKDEDSTGVTYLGSGEASPLPSPARTPSGTLIQGAVTPVPSGAPVVRGLVPGQLVASRYRVERWLGAGGSATVYAAMDLQKGTEVALKLLTAPGPDAALVARFRQELEHARVLDHPNILHVLDVGMDGERHFLIVELLRGMDLRRVLQSRRLTLAESLRWLTHAACALEHAHEHGVLHRDVKPGNLFVTHTGVLKLMDFGLAKSEHVAGITAQGAVFGTPEYMAPEQVMGTAVSPATDLYSLGVVAYELLTGQLPFRHTQPVPLMFLHVQQQPVPPRTLNPQVPEPFERVVLALLAKQPEARYSSAGALRSALRELWPLVLPSVPKVRPTTTGPRIEHV
- a CDS encoding YqaA family protein, whose protein sequence is MFDPSTLATWGLPGLFVVAMLAGSVVPMPSEALLVAILHGGGSPVWAVMVATVGNVLGALSLYLLGLWVARGGGGRLGRWASRRMEREGPRLERARERLRRWGAPALVLSWLPVVGDAFVLAAGVVGVRAVPFLVFTTLGKGLRYAFVAVSVMTAL
- a CDS encoding MBL fold metallo-hydrolase, encoding MSTSVPSPDLRLVPVEIAPETFWVGKREQGSIFYANPYLRRFRGTDPKTQKQTEFNLLIDPGSSSDFSTIHTKVTSLIGGLDRLSALFINHQDPDVGSSAAILSARYAPRAGIVCSEDTWRLIVHFNLPRNRFIATEKFAQGLNVPTGHRLVPVPSPFCHFRGAVMLYDPQTRVLFTGDLFGGLTDANAQGLWAQESDWTGIRAFHQIYMPVNAALIRAVAAIRKLEPGVEIIAPQHGRVIRGALVQQFLDRMERLQVGLDIMDEAQDRTHLQAWNSVVDRVVTLARGYLGTSVEAKLATSQELTDTAAFDGKRLKVNRMGKWTLEHVVDLLCQGEPPEISGPIIVEATSAAAEYNLPTPHLDLEGTAAPAQVSLLNN